A single window of Sphaerodactylus townsendi isolate TG3544 linkage group LG03, MPM_Stown_v2.3, whole genome shotgun sequence DNA harbors:
- the IL17RD gene encoding interleukin-17 receptor D isoform X2 has protein sequence MMAPWLQLCSFFFSLTACLDGQRLTGSATGTKKGPAADACSWRGLAPVGKNIGLLNITFKYDNCTPYLNSVGKHVIGDVQNITISQYACSDQVAVIILWTTNPIGIEFLKGFRVILEELKLEGRQCQQLILKDPKQLNSSYKMTGVESQPFLNLKFETDYFVKIIPFPSIKNESNYHPFFFRTRPCELLLQPENLACKPFWKPRNLNVTQQGFNMHVSFDHAPYNFGFKYYYLHYKLKNEGHFKQKACKQDKNTDFTSCVLQNVSPGDYIIELVDDTNTTRKTIHYALKPVHSPWAGPIRAIAITVPLVVISAFATLFTVMCRKKQQDEESSESSTYSTGLHVERQRPRPKVFICYSSKDCQKHINVIQCFAYFLQDFCGCEVSLDLWEDLRICKEGQKEWLHRKINESQYIIVVCSKGMKYFVEKKNWRHKGFRERDSGKGELFLVAISTIAEKLRQAKQNSHDLCKFIAVYFDYSCEGDIPGILDLSTKYKLMDNLPQLYSHLQSRDLGLHDSELYPVHISKRNYFRSKSGRSLYVAICNMHQYIDQEPDWFEKQFVPFLPTPLHYQEPVMEKFDSGLVLNDLISKQVTDGDFCLKADANIIQSLNSDSHSMMQHLNLGEDRTSEDIQNTSSILQPLLHVVKAANLPDMPRDSGIYDSSVPSSELSLPLMEGLLTDHTETSSITESISSSSGLGEEEPPMLSSARTLVPEICKAELHCHIHTDELQAIAPL, from the exons GGTCTGGCACCAGTTGGAAAAAATATTGGGCTCCTCAATATCACCTTTAAGTATGACA actgtACGCCTTATTTGAATTCAGTGGGGAAACATGTGATTGGTGATGTACAGAACATCACCATTAGTCAGTATGCATGCTCTGATCAAGTTGCAGTAATCATACTGTGGACAACAAATCCCATTG GAATTGAATTTCTGAAGGGATTTCGAGTAATACTTGAAGAGTTAAAGTTGGAGGGAAGACAATGTCAGCAGTTGATTTTAAAAGACCCAAAACAGCTGAACTCGAGTTACAAAATGACT ggaGTGGAGTCTCAGCCTTTTCTAAATCTGAAATTTGAAACGGATTATTTTGTAAAGatcattccttttccttccattaAGAATGAAAGTAACTACCACCCATTTTTCTTCAGAACACGGC CTTGTGAATTACTTCTGCAGCCTGAAAATCTTGCCTGCAAACCTT TTTGGAAGCCAAGGAATCTGAATGTTACACAGCAAGGTTTTAATATGCATGTATCTTTTGACCATGCTCCATACAATTTTGGATTCAAATATTATTACCTGCACTACAAACTGAAAAATGAAGGTCACTTCAAACAGAAGGCTTGCAAACAG GATAAAAATACAGATTTCACAAGCTGTGTTCTTCAGAACGTCTCACCAGGAGATTATATAATTGAG CTGGTTGATGATACAAACACAACAAGGAAGACAATACATTACGCACTAAAGCCAG TTCATTCCCCATGGGCAGGGCCAATAAGAGCAATAGCAATCACTGTTCCCTTGGTTGTCATCTCCGCATTTGCTACCCTTTTTACAGTGATGTGTCGTAAAAAACAGCAAG ATGAGGAAAGTTCAGAATCTTCAACCTACTCTACCGGCCTCCATGTGGAAAGGCAACGGCCACGGCCCAAAGTGTTTATTTGCTATTCCAGTAAAGATTGTCAGAAGCACATTAACGTCATCCAGTGCTTTGCTTATTTTCTTCAGGACTTCTGTGGTTGTGAG GTTTCTTTGGATTTATGGGAGGACCTGAGGATTTGtaaagaagggcagaaagagtgGCTTCATCGAAAAATCAATGAGTCCCAGTACATCATTGTTGTATGTTCTAAAGGAATGAAGTACTTTGTGGAGAAAAAGAACTGGAGGCACAAAGGCTTCAGGGAAAGGGATTCTGGAAAAGGGGAACTCTTCCTGGTTGCTATATCTACCATAGCAGAGAAGCTGCGTCAGGCAAAGCAGAATTCACATGACCTCTGCAAGTTCATAGCAGTTTACTTTGATTACTCCTGTGAGGGTGACATTCCTGGTATTCTTGATTTGAGTACAAAATACAAGCTCATGGATAACCTACCTCAGCTTTACTCTCATTTACAGTCCAGAGATCTTGGTCTTCATGATTCAGAACTGTATCCTGTACATATCAGCAAAAGGAATTATTTCAGGAGTAAATCTGGGCGGTCCCTTTATGTAGCCATTTGCAACATGCATCAGTACATTGATCAGGAGCCTGACTGGTTTGAGAAACAATTTGTTCCTTTTCTTCCGACTCCTTTACATTACCAAGAGCCTGTGATGGAAAAATTTGACTCTGGATTGGTGCTAAATGACTTAATCAGCAAACAAGTGACTGATGGGGATTTCTGCCTGAAAGCAGATGCAAATATTATCCAGTCTTTAAATTCAGACTCTCACAGTATGATGCAGCATTTGAATCTTGGAGAGGACAGAACATCTGAGGATATTCAAAATACCAGTTCCATTCTTCAGCCTTTGTTGCATGTTGTAAAAGCTGCCAATCTTCCAGATATGCCTCGGGACTCCGGAATTTATGATTCTTCTGTTCCTTCTTCTGAGTTGTCACTGCCTTTAATGGAAGGCCTCTTAACAGACCATACTGAAACCTCTTCAATTACGGAGAGTATCTCCTCTTCATCAGGACTGG GAGAAGAAGAACCTCCCATGCTTTCTTCAGCTCGCACCCTTGTACCTGAAATATGTAAAGCAGAACTTCATTGCCATATTCACACTGATGAACTGCAGGCAATTGCACCTTTATAA
- the IL17RD gene encoding interleukin-17 receptor D isoform X1: MMAPWLQLCSFFFSLTACLDGQRLTGSATGTKKGPAADACSWRGLAPVGKNIGLLNITFKYDNCTPYLNSVGKHVIGDVQNITISQYACSDQVAVIILWTTNPIGIEFLKGFRVILEELKLEGRQCQQLILKDPKQLNSSYKMTGVESQPFLNLKFETDYFVKIIPFPSIKNESNYHPFFFRTRPCELLLQPENLACKPFWKPRNLNVTQQGFNMHVSFDHAPYNFGFKYYYLHYKLKNEGHFKQKACKQDKNTDFTSCVLQNVSPGDYIIELVDDTNTTRKTIHYALKPVHSPWAGPIRAIAITVPLVVISAFATLFTVMCRKKQQENIYSHLDEESSESSTYSTGLHVERQRPRPKVFICYSSKDCQKHINVIQCFAYFLQDFCGCEVSLDLWEDLRICKEGQKEWLHRKINESQYIIVVCSKGMKYFVEKKNWRHKGFRERDSGKGELFLVAISTIAEKLRQAKQNSHDLCKFIAVYFDYSCEGDIPGILDLSTKYKLMDNLPQLYSHLQSRDLGLHDSELYPVHISKRNYFRSKSGRSLYVAICNMHQYIDQEPDWFEKQFVPFLPTPLHYQEPVMEKFDSGLVLNDLISKQVTDGDFCLKADANIIQSLNSDSHSMMQHLNLGEDRTSEDIQNTSSILQPLLHVVKAANLPDMPRDSGIYDSSVPSSELSLPLMEGLLTDHTETSSITESISSSSGLGEEEPPMLSSARTLVPEICKAELHCHIHTDELQAIAPL, encoded by the exons GGTCTGGCACCAGTTGGAAAAAATATTGGGCTCCTCAATATCACCTTTAAGTATGACA actgtACGCCTTATTTGAATTCAGTGGGGAAACATGTGATTGGTGATGTACAGAACATCACCATTAGTCAGTATGCATGCTCTGATCAAGTTGCAGTAATCATACTGTGGACAACAAATCCCATTG GAATTGAATTTCTGAAGGGATTTCGAGTAATACTTGAAGAGTTAAAGTTGGAGGGAAGACAATGTCAGCAGTTGATTTTAAAAGACCCAAAACAGCTGAACTCGAGTTACAAAATGACT ggaGTGGAGTCTCAGCCTTTTCTAAATCTGAAATTTGAAACGGATTATTTTGTAAAGatcattccttttccttccattaAGAATGAAAGTAACTACCACCCATTTTTCTTCAGAACACGGC CTTGTGAATTACTTCTGCAGCCTGAAAATCTTGCCTGCAAACCTT TTTGGAAGCCAAGGAATCTGAATGTTACACAGCAAGGTTTTAATATGCATGTATCTTTTGACCATGCTCCATACAATTTTGGATTCAAATATTATTACCTGCACTACAAACTGAAAAATGAAGGTCACTTCAAACAGAAGGCTTGCAAACAG GATAAAAATACAGATTTCACAAGCTGTGTTCTTCAGAACGTCTCACCAGGAGATTATATAATTGAG CTGGTTGATGATACAAACACAACAAGGAAGACAATACATTACGCACTAAAGCCAG TTCATTCCCCATGGGCAGGGCCAATAAGAGCAATAGCAATCACTGTTCCCTTGGTTGTCATCTCCGCATTTGCTACCCTTTTTACAGTGATGTGTCGTAAAAAACAGCAAG AAAATATCTATTCCCATTTAGATGAGGAAAGTTCAGAATCTTCAACCTACTCTACCGGCCTCCATGTGGAAAGGCAACGGCCACGGCCCAAAGTGTTTATTTGCTATTCCAGTAAAGATTGTCAGAAGCACATTAACGTCATCCAGTGCTTTGCTTATTTTCTTCAGGACTTCTGTGGTTGTGAG GTTTCTTTGGATTTATGGGAGGACCTGAGGATTTGtaaagaagggcagaaagagtgGCTTCATCGAAAAATCAATGAGTCCCAGTACATCATTGTTGTATGTTCTAAAGGAATGAAGTACTTTGTGGAGAAAAAGAACTGGAGGCACAAAGGCTTCAGGGAAAGGGATTCTGGAAAAGGGGAACTCTTCCTGGTTGCTATATCTACCATAGCAGAGAAGCTGCGTCAGGCAAAGCAGAATTCACATGACCTCTGCAAGTTCATAGCAGTTTACTTTGATTACTCCTGTGAGGGTGACATTCCTGGTATTCTTGATTTGAGTACAAAATACAAGCTCATGGATAACCTACCTCAGCTTTACTCTCATTTACAGTCCAGAGATCTTGGTCTTCATGATTCAGAACTGTATCCTGTACATATCAGCAAAAGGAATTATTTCAGGAGTAAATCTGGGCGGTCCCTTTATGTAGCCATTTGCAACATGCATCAGTACATTGATCAGGAGCCTGACTGGTTTGAGAAACAATTTGTTCCTTTTCTTCCGACTCCTTTACATTACCAAGAGCCTGTGATGGAAAAATTTGACTCTGGATTGGTGCTAAATGACTTAATCAGCAAACAAGTGACTGATGGGGATTTCTGCCTGAAAGCAGATGCAAATATTATCCAGTCTTTAAATTCAGACTCTCACAGTATGATGCAGCATTTGAATCTTGGAGAGGACAGAACATCTGAGGATATTCAAAATACCAGTTCCATTCTTCAGCCTTTGTTGCATGTTGTAAAAGCTGCCAATCTTCCAGATATGCCTCGGGACTCCGGAATTTATGATTCTTCTGTTCCTTCTTCTGAGTTGTCACTGCCTTTAATGGAAGGCCTCTTAACAGACCATACTGAAACCTCTTCAATTACGGAGAGTATCTCCTCTTCATCAGGACTGG GAGAAGAAGAACCTCCCATGCTTTCTTCAGCTCGCACCCTTGTACCTGAAATATGTAAAGCAGAACTTCATTGCCATATTCACACTGATGAACTGCAGGCAATTGCACCTTTATAA